The Hymenobacter sp. DG01 genome has a segment encoding these proteins:
- a CDS encoding MBOAT family protein, whose product MVVNFVLIRFMDRAHNWQKRIYLIISIVLNVAMLFYFKYANFFLENFSVVSSSLGGGPLTWEQVVLPIGISFFTFEKLTYTIDVYRGVNKPLRSFWDFLLYIMLFPKMIAGPIVRFHEIADQLTDRRAFDTIDHKLAGFFRFVVGLSKKVLIANVLGEQADLIFGLNPTELSAPLAWLGALAYTFQIYFDFSGYSDMAIGIGRMIGFQFPENFNNPYVSRSITEFWQRWHITLGRWMRDYLYIPLGGNRVSAGRLYVNLSTVFILSGFWHGAAWNFIAWGAFHGLFLILDRLFLLRISQRLGALSIVPTFLVTIVGWVLFRAESLTNALAYLKQMFTGGWAPLPFYTTEFWTVLVLAAGFSFMAALPRVERWEVSLFSTQPFALGRLVGVGLLTSGLLLLSLAYIIGSTFNPFIYFRF is encoded by the coding sequence GTGGTCGTCAACTTTGTGCTGATCCGGTTCATGGACCGGGCTCACAACTGGCAGAAGCGCATCTATCTTATTATCAGTATTGTCCTGAATGTGGCAATGCTTTTTTATTTCAAGTACGCCAACTTTTTCCTGGAGAACTTCAGCGTCGTTAGTAGCTCGCTGGGAGGCGGCCCGCTCACGTGGGAGCAGGTAGTACTGCCCATCGGTATTTCGTTTTTCACTTTTGAAAAGCTGACCTATACCATTGATGTGTACCGAGGGGTAAATAAACCTCTACGCAGCTTCTGGGACTTCCTGCTCTACATCATGCTGTTCCCTAAGATGATAGCGGGGCCCATCGTACGCTTCCACGAAATAGCCGATCAACTCACCGACCGCCGCGCCTTCGACACTATTGACCATAAGCTGGCCGGCTTCTTCCGCTTTGTAGTAGGCCTCTCCAAAAAGGTGCTCATTGCCAACGTTCTGGGCGAGCAGGCCGACCTGATTTTTGGGCTGAATCCAACTGAGTTGTCGGCGCCACTGGCCTGGCTGGGCGCGCTGGCTTACACCTTCCAGATCTACTTCGATTTTTCGGGCTACTCCGATATGGCCATTGGCATCGGTCGCATGATCGGGTTTCAGTTTCCGGAAAACTTCAACAACCCCTACGTGTCGCGCAGCATTACGGAGTTCTGGCAGCGCTGGCACATCACGCTGGGCCGCTGGATGCGCGACTACCTTTATATTCCGCTGGGCGGCAACCGCGTTTCTGCCGGGCGTTTGTACGTCAATCTTTCCACCGTATTTATTCTCTCGGGCTTTTGGCACGGAGCGGCCTGGAATTTTATTGCCTGGGGTGCTTTTCACGGCCTCTTCCTGATTCTGGACCGGCTGTTTTTGCTACGCATTTCGCAGCGGCTGGGTGCCCTGAGCATCGTGCCCACGTTTTTGGTCACCATAGTAGGCTGGGTGCTGTTCCGGGCCGAAAGTTTGACCAACGCACTGGCTTACCTGAAGCAGATGTTTACCGGGGGCTGGGCGCCGCTGCCTTTTTACACCACCGAGTTCTGGACGGTGTTGGTCCTGGCGGCCGGGTTTTCCTTTATGGCAGCTCTTCCCCGAGTGGAGCGGTGGGAGGTTAGCCTGTTTTCCACCCAGCCCTTCGCGCTGGGCCGCCTGGTGGGGGTAGGGTTGCTTACCAGTGGCCTGCTGCTGTTAAGCCTCGCCTACATCATAGGCAGCACATTTAACCCGTTTATCTATTTCCGCTTTTAA
- the asnS gene encoding asparagine--tRNA ligase, giving the protein MSDLRRTSVQDLLRSTELDREVLVKGWVRTRRGNKYVQFIAVNDGSGFNSIQVVANAEQFPEEKLKADGVENGAAVQVRGRLVASQGKGQTVEIQASEITVYGSADPTTYPLQKKGHSLEFLREIAHLRPRTNTFGAVLRIRHAMAFAVHQFFNDRGFYYVHTPIITGSDAEGAGQMFRVTTLPDQNPPLTEDKSGVDYKQDFFGKQTNLTVSGQLEGEIAAMALGKVYTFGPTFRAENSNTARHLAEFWMIEPEVSFNDLQDNMDLAEDFLRYLVRYALDNCQDDLKFLNEQYDKELLNRLQFVVDNDFQRLNYTEAVEILKSAKQKFEFPVDWGTDLQSEHERYLVEKYFKKPVILTNYPKDIKAFYMKLNDDGKTVRAMDVLFPGIGEIIGGSEREESLEKLTQRMAEMNVPEHDLWWYLELRKYGTAPHSGFGLGFERLILFVTGMANIRDVIPFPRFPKSAEF; this is encoded by the coding sequence ATGTCCGACCTCCGAAGAACCAGCGTGCAGGACTTGCTCCGCAGCACTGAGCTGGACCGCGAAGTGCTGGTAAAAGGCTGGGTACGCACCCGCCGCGGCAACAAGTACGTGCAGTTTATTGCCGTGAACGACGGCTCCGGCTTCAATTCCATTCAGGTAGTTGCCAACGCCGAGCAGTTCCCGGAGGAGAAGTTGAAGGCGGACGGGGTAGAAAACGGAGCCGCCGTGCAGGTGCGCGGCCGGCTGGTAGCCTCCCAGGGCAAAGGCCAGACGGTAGAAATCCAGGCTTCGGAAATTACGGTGTACGGCTCCGCTGACCCCACTACCTACCCCCTGCAGAAGAAGGGACACTCCCTGGAGTTCCTGCGCGAAATTGCCCACCTGCGCCCCCGCACCAACACGTTTGGGGCAGTGCTGCGCATCCGGCACGCTATGGCCTTTGCCGTGCACCAGTTCTTCAACGACCGGGGCTTCTACTACGTCCATACGCCCATCATCACGGGCTCCGATGCCGAGGGCGCGGGTCAGATGTTCCGCGTAACCACTCTGCCCGACCAAAATCCGCCCCTGACCGAAGATAAGTCGGGCGTGGACTACAAGCAGGACTTCTTCGGCAAGCAAACCAACCTCACGGTTTCGGGCCAGCTGGAAGGCGAAATTGCGGCCATGGCGCTGGGCAAGGTCTATACCTTCGGCCCCACGTTCCGGGCCGAAAACTCCAACACGGCCCGCCACCTGGCCGAGTTCTGGATGATTGAGCCCGAAGTATCTTTCAACGACCTGCAGGACAACATGGACCTGGCGGAGGATTTCCTCCGCTACTTGGTGCGCTATGCTCTCGACAACTGCCAGGACGACCTCAAGTTCCTCAACGAGCAGTACGACAAGGAGCTCCTGAACCGCCTGCAGTTTGTGGTGGACAACGACTTCCAGCGCCTGAACTACACCGAGGCCGTGGAAATCCTGAAGTCGGCTAAGCAGAAGTTTGAGTTCCCCGTGGATTGGGGCACCGACCTGCAGAGCGAGCATGAGCGCTACCTGGTAGAGAAGTACTTCAAGAAGCCGGTTATCCTGACCAACTACCCCAAGGATATCAAGGCGTTCTACATGAAGCTCAACGACGACGGCAAAACCGTGCGGGCTATGGACGTGCTCTTCCCCGGCATCGGCGAAATCATTGGGGGTTCGGAGCGCGAGGAAAGCCTGGAGAAGCTCACCCAGCGCATGGCCGAAATGAACGTGCCCGAGCATGACCTGTGGTGGTACCTGGAGCTGCGCAAGTATGGCACCGCACCTCACTCCGGCTTCGGGCTAGGCTTCGAGCGCCTCATCCTGTTCGTCACCGGTATGGCCAACATCCGCGACGTAATCCCCTTCCCCCGCTTCCCCAAGAGCGCAGAGTTTTAA